Within Gemmatimonadota bacterium, the genomic segment AGAGGCCGCCGCCGATGAGCAATGCGAGGATCAGGAGCTTCTTCACGGGACACCCTCCACGACCGGGGGACGCACGATTCCAGATTCCTGACGCCAGGACTCGAGGTTTCGTAACGCCCGCTCCGCGTACCGCTCCCGCTTCAGGTCCTTGTCCCGCGGGGGGTCCGGCAGTTCCTCGAGGAGGCCGAAATTCGCGTTCATCGGCTGGAAGTGCGCCGGGTCGGCCTCGCGGAGATGGCGGTAGAGGGCGCCCAGCATCGTCGTGGGAGGCGGAACGACCGGGTCGAGCCCCCGGACCAGCCGGTCGAGGTTGATCGCCGCCAGCAGCCCCGTCGCGGTGCTCTCGGTGTACCCTTCCACCCCGGTCAGCTGCCCGGCGAACAGCGTCGTCGGCGCGTCGCGGAGCGCGAGGTGCGGCGACAGCACCTTCGGGGCGTTCAGGTAGGAGTTCCGGTGGATGCTCCCGTACCGCAGGAACTCCGCGCGGCCGAGCCCCGGCACGAGCCGGAAGACACTCGTCTGCTCGGGATAGCGCATCCGCGTCTGGCATCCGACCAGATTCCACATCCGGCCGGCCCGATCCTCCTGGCGCAACTGCAACACCGCCCAGGGCCGCTTCCCCGTGCGCGGGTCGCGCAGTCCCACCGGCCGCATCGGGCCGTGCCGCAACGTCTCCGGCCCCCGCCGTGCCATCTCCTCCACCGGCATGCACCCTTCGAAGTACGGGATCGCCTCGAACTCGTGCGAGTGGTAGAGGTCGGCCGCGACCATCGCCGCGATGAACGCGTCGTACTCCTCGCGATCCATCGGGCAGTTCAGGTACGCCCCCTCCGGCCCCGCCTCGGCCATCGTCTCCTTGTTCCACCGCGCGGCGCGGAAGGCGATCGACGTGTCGATCGACTCGGTCGCGATCACCGGCGCGATCGCGTCGTAGAAGGCGAGCGACGCCTCGCCGATCCGCGCCCCGATCGCCGCCGCGAGCGCATCGCTCGTCAGCGGCCCGGTCGCGATGATCCCCACGGCGGGCAGGGTCGTGACCTCGTCCCGCACCACCGTGATGCCCGGATGCGCGTGCACGTTCGCATGTACCGCGGCGCTGAACAGATCGCGGTCCACCGCGAGCGCCGTCCCCGCAGGGATGCGCGCCTCGTCCGCGCACGCGAGCACGAGCGACCCCAGCGCGCGCATCTCGGCCTTCAGCAGGCCGTGGGCGTTGGTGACGTCGGTGCTCTTGAACGTGTTCGAGCAGACGAGCTCCGCGAGCCGGTCGGTGCGATGCGCCGGCGTGCCCGGCCCGCCGGGCGCACCGCGCATCTCGTGCAGCACCACCGCGTGGCCGCGCGCCGCCAACTGAAAGGCGGCCTCGCTGCCAGCGAGGCCGCCTCCGACGACATGGATCGGGTCGCCGCTCACGCCGTTGCCGCCTCCGCTTCCGCGTCGGCCCCTTCCGGCGTCTCCACATCCCACTCGTTCTGGCACTTCAGGCAGCGACGATAGTGCCCGCGCGTCTTGGAACTCTTCGCCTCGGCCCCGACGTTGCCGCACTCAGGGCAGGCCTCGAGCACCGGCTTGTCCCAGCACACGAAGTCGCAGTTCGGGTAGTTCTCGCAGCCGTAGAACGCCTTGCCCCGCTTCTTCGAACGCCGCGCCGCGATGTCGCCACCGTCCTTCGGACACTTCACGCCGGTCGGCATCGACTTGGTGCCGCGGCACTTGGGGAAGGTCGAGCAGCCGAGGAACTCGCCCGAGCGCGAGCGCCGCACGACCATCGGCTTGCCGCACAGCGGGCAGGGATAGTCGGTGAGCTGCGCCGGGACGCGCTCGCCCTTGAGCGGCCGCGTGTACTTGCACGCCTTCGGATGGTTCTCGCACGCGACGAACGGACCGAAGAAACCGCCCTTGGGCACGAGCTTCCCGCCGTCGAGCGGGCACCGCTCGTTCGCCAACGCCGAGAGGTCGTGCGCCTCACGGATGAGCGACTCCGCATCCACCGACTCGACCTTCGCCTCGAACGGCGCCCAGAACTCCTCGAGCACCTCCTGCCACTTCATCTGCCCATCCTCGACCTTGTCGAGCTCCCCTTCCATGAGCGCCGTGAAGCCCACGTCGAACTCGCGCGGGAACTGCTTCACCATGACCTTCTCGACGGATTCGCCGAGCGGCGTGGGGAAGAAGCGCCGCTGCTGCAGCTCGGCGTAGTGCCGCTCGGTGAGCGTGGAGATGATGCTCGCGTACGTCGACGGGCGCCCGATGCCCCGCTTCTCGAGCTCCTTCACGAGCGAGGCCTCCGAGTAGCGCGGCGGCGGCTCGGTGAAGTGCTGCGACGGGTCGATCGATCGCACCGGGACGTGCTCCCCGGGCTCGATCGCCGGCAGCGCCTGCTCGTCTTCGAGCGCCTTCGACTCACCCTCCTCACGCGCCTCCTTGTAGAGCGCGAGGAAGCCCTTGAACTTCACGACCGAGCCGGTCGCGCGGAACAGGTAGCGCCCGAGGTCGAAGTCCACCGTGGTCGTGTCGAACACCGCCGGCGCCATCTGGCTCGCCATGAAGCGTTGCCAGATGAGCGTGTAGAGCTTGAGCTGCTCCGGCGACAGGTACTTGGCGACGCTCTCCGGGTTGCGCGACGGGTCGGTCGGGCGGATACCCTCGTGCGCGCCCTGCGCCGCATCGTCCTTCGCTGCCGGGAAGAGCCGCGGCCCGTCGGCGAGGAACTCCTTGGGATAGTGCGCGCCGAGGTACTCGCGCGCCGCCGCGGCCGCCGTCTCCGCCACGCGCACATGATCGGTGCGCATGTAGGTGATGAGACCCACCGCGCCCTCGCTCGTGGAGAGCTGGACGCCTTCGTACAGGTTCTGCGCGAGCCGCATCGTCCGCTTGCTGCCGAACCCGAGCTTCTTCGCCGCCTCCTGTTGCAGCGTGCTCGTCTTGAACGGCGCCTCGGGGTTCTTGCGGCGCTCACGCCGCTTGATGTCGGTGACATCGAAGTGCGTGCGCCCCTTGAGGTCGCCGAGGATCCGGTCGGCCGCGGCCTTGTCCGGGATCTCCGGCTTCTCGCCGTCCACGTGGTGCAGCTTGGCCGTGAAGCCCTGACCCTCGTGGGTCAGCGCCGCCGCGATCGTCCAGTACTCGCGCGGCACGAACGCACGGATCTCGCGCTCGCGCTCCACCAGCAGGCGAAGCGCGACCGTCTGCACGCGACCCGCCGACAGACCCTTCTTCACCGTCTTCCAGAGCACCGGGCTCGCCTTGTAGCCCACCAGGCGGTCGAGCACGCGACGGGCCTGCTGCGCGTCGACCTTCTTCATGTCGATCGCGCGCGCCTCGTCGAGCGCCTTCTTCACCGCGTCCTTGGTGATCTCGTAGAAGAGCGCCCGCTTGATCGGCGGCGCGTTCTTCCCCTTGATCTGCTGCTCCACGTGCCACGCGATCGCCTCACCCTCGCGGTCAGGGTCGGTCGCGATGAATACGGCTGACGCGGTCTTCGCCGCGCTCTTCAGCTCGGCGACCGTCTTCTCCTTGCCGGGGATCGTCACGTACTGCGGCTCGAACCCGGCATCCGTATCAATGCCGATGTTCTTCACCGGCAGGTCGCGGATATGGCCGACCGTCGCCTTCACCGCGTAGGCGTTGCCGAGGTACTTGCCGATGGTCTTCGCCTTGGCCGGCGACTCCACGATCACCAGCGACTTGCCGGCCGCCGATCGGGCGGCGTCCTCGTCATGCGGCAGCTCGGGCTCGACCGCCAGCTTCTTGCGGGCGGGAGCCTTCTTCGCGGCCTTCACGGCCTTCGCGGCCGGGGTCTTCTTCTTGGCTGCCGCCTTCTTCGCGGCAGTTTTCTTGGTGGTCGCCATAAGGCTGG encodes:
- the topA gene encoding type I DNA topoisomerase; this translates as MATTKKTAAKKAAAKKKTPAAKAVKAAKKAPARKKLAVEPELPHDEDAARSAAGKSLVIVESPAKAKTIGKYLGNAYAVKATVGHIRDLPVKNIGIDTDAGFEPQYVTIPGKEKTVAELKSAAKTASAVFIATDPDREGEAIAWHVEQQIKGKNAPPIKRALFYEITKDAVKKALDEARAIDMKKVDAQQARRVLDRLVGYKASPVLWKTVKKGLSAGRVQTVALRLLVEREREIRAFVPREYWTIAAALTHEGQGFTAKLHHVDGEKPEIPDKAAADRILGDLKGRTHFDVTDIKRRERRKNPEAPFKTSTLQQEAAKKLGFGSKRTMRLAQNLYEGVQLSTSEGAVGLITYMRTDHVRVAETAAAAAREYLGAHYPKEFLADGPRLFPAAKDDAAQGAHEGIRPTDPSRNPESVAKYLSPEQLKLYTLIWQRFMASQMAPAVFDTTTVDFDLGRYLFRATGSVVKFKGFLALYKEAREEGESKALEDEQALPAIEPGEHVPVRSIDPSQHFTEPPPRYSEASLVKELEKRGIGRPSTYASIISTLTERHYAELQQRRFFPTPLGESVEKVMVKQFPREFDVGFTALMEGELDKVEDGQMKWQEVLEEFWAPFEAKVESVDAESLIREAHDLSALANERCPLDGGKLVPKGGFFGPFVACENHPKACKYTRPLKGERVPAQLTDYPCPLCGKPMVVRRSRSGEFLGCSTFPKCRGTKSMPTGVKCPKDGGDIAARRSKKRGKAFYGCENYPNCDFVCWDKPVLEACPECGNVGAEAKSSKTRGHYRRCLKCQNEWDVETPEGADAEAEAATA
- the trmFO gene encoding methylenetetrahydrofolate--tRNA-(uracil(54)-C(5))-methyltransferase (FADH(2)-oxidizing) TrmFO, yielding MSGDPIHVVGGGLAGSEAAFQLAARGHAVVLHEMRGAPGGPGTPAHRTDRLAELVCSNTFKSTDVTNAHGLLKAEMRALGSLVLACADEARIPAGTALAVDRDLFSAAVHANVHAHPGITVVRDEVTTLPAVGIIATGPLTSDALAAAIGARIGEASLAFYDAIAPVIATESIDTSIAFRAARWNKETMAEAGPEGAYLNCPMDREEYDAFIAAMVAADLYHSHEFEAIPYFEGCMPVEEMARRGPETLRHGPMRPVGLRDPRTGKRPWAVLQLRQEDRAGRMWNLVGCQTRMRYPEQTSVFRLVPGLGRAEFLRYGSIHRNSYLNAPKVLSPHLALRDAPTTLFAGQLTGVEGYTESTATGLLAAINLDRLVRGLDPVVPPPTTMLGALYRHLREADPAHFQPMNANFGLLEELPDPPRDKDLKRERYAERALRNLESWRQESGIVRPPVVEGVP